A region of Paenibacillus sp. JNUCC-31 DNA encodes the following proteins:
- a CDS encoding ABC transporter ATP-binding protein has protein sequence MAQEQTDPVLSVQHLKKKIGRKWIIKDVTFDVKPGEIFGFLGPNGAGKTTTIRMLVDLIKPTEGKIKVCGYDVNRDPERALKYVGSIVENPEVYTYLTGWENLEHFARMQPGVDNDRIQEVVDIVRLDQRIHDKVRTYSLGMRQRLGIAQALLGHPRLLILDEPTNGLDPKGIKELRVFIKQLASEGMAVFVSSHLLSEIQLLCDRVAIISAGRVLAVGGVNELIEDHSKLAIWHVTPLEEGKKMLLDAGVSLVDRPADVMDDTIVAGLGPNAVVAEMHEDRIPALVQQMVQAGIQVEGVQRIQPTLEQLFLKMTEGESIE, from the coding sequence ATGGCACAAGAACAGACTGATCCCGTATTGTCCGTGCAGCATCTGAAGAAAAAGATTGGACGCAAGTGGATCATTAAGGATGTTACGTTTGACGTTAAACCAGGTGAAATTTTTGGCTTTCTGGGACCCAATGGTGCCGGGAAGACTACAACTATCCGGATGTTAGTCGATCTGATTAAACCGACGGAAGGCAAGATTAAAGTCTGTGGTTATGATGTAAATCGTGATCCTGAAAGAGCCCTGAAATACGTGGGATCCATTGTGGAGAACCCGGAGGTCTACACATATTTGACCGGATGGGAGAACCTGGAGCATTTTGCCCGAATGCAGCCTGGCGTGGATAATGACCGTATTCAGGAAGTTGTGGATATTGTGCGGCTCGATCAGCGGATTCATGATAAAGTAAGAACCTACTCTCTGGGAATGCGTCAACGCCTTGGTATTGCACAGGCTCTGCTTGGACACCCGCGACTGCTGATACTGGATGAACCTACGAATGGACTTGACCCCAAAGGGATTAAGGAACTTCGTGTCTTTATCAAACAGCTTGCAAGTGAAGGTATGGCTGTATTCGTCAGCAGTCATTTGCTCAGTGAGATTCAGCTTCTCTGTGACAGAGTCGCCATTATCAGTGCAGGACGTGTGCTGGCAGTTGGAGGCGTCAATGAACTGATTGAAGACCATTCCAAATTGGCAATATGGCATGTTACGCCGCTGGAAGAAGGCAAAAAAATGCTGCTGGATGCAGGTGTTTCCCTCGTAGATCGGCCTGCGGATGTTATGGATGATACCATTGTTGCAGGGCTAGGTCCGAATGCTGTCGTTGCTGAAATGCATGAAGATCGGATTCCGGCACTGGTACAGCAGATGGTACAAGCCGGAATTCAGGTTGAAGGCGTACAGCGGATTCAGCCTACGCTGGAACAGTTATTCTTAAAAATGACAGAAGGTGAATCCATTGAGTAA
- the parE gene encoding DNA topoisomerase IV subunit B, which yields MVEQIDMSAGSTGGGQGSSGYDADDIQVLEGLVAVRKRPGMYIGSTSTSGLHHLVWEIVDNAVDEHLAKFCSKIDITLHKDGSVTVQDNGRGIPTGIHKTGIPTPQVVFTILHAGGKFGGSGYKKSGGLHGVGASVTNALSEWLEVEIFRDGKIHRQRFEYWQDKKGVEHVGEPVSGLEVLGNTNRTGTKVTFKPDIRVFQNGIQLNYDTLAERLQEIAFLNSGLRIVLKDERSGNQDEYMYEGGASQFVAFLNENKDVLHDVIHFYAEKDDIEVEVAIQYNAGYTETLASFVNSIPTRGGGTHETGFRAAYTRVMNDYARRTSMIKEKDKNLEGNDLREGMMAVISVKMSEVEFVGQTKDQLGSASARSAVDSVVSENIQRFLEENPQVAQTLIRKAVQASRAREAARKARDEMRTGKKRSESSNLNGKLTPAQSKDFTRNELFIVEGDSAGGSAKQGRDSKIQAILPLKGKPLNPEKAKLADILKNEEYRAITSAIGAGIGTEFAVEDSNYSKIIIMTDADTDGAHIQVLLLTFFYRYMKPLIDAGKIYIAQPPLYKLTRKSGKMASVRYAWTDEELANYMKEFGNNVELQRYKGLGEMNPDQLWETTMNPETRALLKVEIVDAAKAERRVSTLMGDKVDPRKRWIVENVDFTEYEE from the coding sequence ATGGTCGAGCAAATCGATATGTCGGCAGGTTCGACAGGCGGAGGACAAGGGTCTTCAGGCTACGACGCGGACGACATTCAAGTACTTGAAGGACTGGTAGCGGTACGGAAACGGCCGGGGATGTACATCGGCAGCACCAGCACTTCAGGTCTACATCATTTGGTATGGGAAATCGTGGATAACGCTGTCGACGAGCATCTCGCCAAATTCTGCTCCAAAATCGATATCACGCTGCATAAGGACGGTTCTGTTACGGTTCAGGATAACGGAAGGGGAATTCCGACAGGCATACATAAAACAGGGATTCCCACTCCCCAGGTCGTGTTTACGATTTTGCACGCAGGCGGAAAGTTCGGTGGATCAGGATATAAAAAATCCGGCGGTTTGCACGGTGTAGGTGCGTCAGTTACAAACGCATTGTCCGAATGGCTTGAAGTCGAGATTTTCCGTGATGGCAAGATACATCGTCAACGTTTCGAATATTGGCAGGACAAAAAAGGCGTTGAACATGTCGGAGAGCCGGTGTCGGGTCTCGAAGTATTGGGCAACACCAATCGGACGGGTACCAAAGTTACGTTTAAACCGGATATTCGGGTGTTCCAGAACGGGATTCAATTGAATTATGATACACTGGCAGAACGTCTTCAGGAAATTGCTTTTCTGAATTCGGGTCTGAGAATTGTACTCAAGGACGAACGTTCAGGCAATCAGGATGAGTACATGTACGAAGGCGGAGCAAGCCAGTTTGTTGCTTTTCTTAACGAAAATAAAGATGTGCTGCATGATGTCATTCACTTCTATGCGGAGAAGGATGATATTGAGGTCGAAGTGGCGATCCAGTATAACGCGGGTTATACGGAAACGCTGGCGTCGTTCGTAAACTCGATTCCCACGAGGGGCGGGGGTACACATGAGACCGGATTCAGAGCGGCTTATACACGTGTGATGAATGACTACGCACGGCGTACCAGCATGATTAAGGAGAAAGACAAAAACCTTGAAGGTAATGATCTGCGTGAAGGCATGATGGCGGTCATCAGCGTCAAAATGTCGGAGGTTGAATTCGTAGGCCAAACGAAGGACCAACTCGGTAGCGCTTCCGCGCGAAGCGCCGTGGATTCTGTCGTATCCGAGAATATCCAGCGGTTTTTGGAAGAAAACCCGCAGGTTGCACAAACACTTATTCGTAAGGCAGTTCAGGCCTCCAGGGCCAGAGAAGCTGCACGCAAAGCACGCGATGAGATGCGTACAGGCAAAAAACGCAGCGAAAGCTCCAATTTGAATGGCAAGCTGACTCCGGCTCAATCCAAGGATTTTACCCGGAATGAATTGTTTATCGTCGAAGGGGATTCCGCTGGAGGTTCAGCCAAACAGGGACGTGACTCCAAAATTCAGGCGATTCTGCCGCTTAAGGGCAAACCCCTTAATCCGGAAAAAGCAAAGTTGGCTGATATTCTGAAAAACGAAGAATACCGTGCCATTACATCCGCAATCGGAGCAGGAATTGGAACCGAATTCGCAGTTGAAGACAGCAATTATTCCAAAATCATTATTATGACGGATGCCGATACGGATGGCGCACATATTCAGGTCCTGTTGCTGACTTTCTTCTATCGGTATATGAAGCCGCTAATTGATGCAGGTAAAATATATATCGCTCAGCCACCGCTGTACAAGCTCACACGCAAATCAGGCAAAATGGCGAGTGTGCGTTATGCTTGGACCGATGAAGAGCTGGCGAATTACATGAAAGAATTCGGAAACAATGTGGAGCTTCAACGTTATAAAGGACTTGGTGAGATGAACCCGGATCAACTGTGGGAGACAACGATGAATCCGGAAACGCGCGCATTGCTCAAGGTAGAAATAGTGGATGCAGCAAAAGCGGAACGCCGTGTATCTACACTCATGGGTGATAAGGTTGATCCGCGCAAACGCTGGATTGTAGAGAATGTCGACTTTACAGAGTACGAAGAATAG
- the purT gene encoding formate-dependent phosphoribosylglycinamide formyltransferase, translating into MWGAPFTAQAKKMLLLGSGELGKEVVIEAQRLGVETIAVDRYDNAPAMQVAHRSYCIDMLNAEALKQLIRKEQPHYIVPEIEAIATEALLELEEEGFCVVPTARAARLTMDREGIRRLAAEQLNLPTAAYLFADNLEQLQEAVRELGTPCVIKPLMSSSGKGQSVCHTPDDVEDCWNIALSGARGKSVRVIVESFVKFDSEITLLTVRSVSGTVFCPPIGHIQKDGDYVESWQPHAMTSEQWEQACHIAKSVTDELGGYGLFGVELFLTPDGVVFSEVSPRPHDTGMVTMVTQDSSEFALHVRAILGFPVTDVHLLTPGASATLKANDETSDFTIGGIEEALALPRTQVRVFGKPETKVGRRMAVALSAGSDVEEARKTAVQAANMLKVEVNHVQ; encoded by the coding sequence ATGTGGGGTGCTCCTTTTACGGCTCAAGCCAAAAAAATGCTGCTTTTGGGCAGTGGAGAATTGGGAAAAGAGGTCGTTATTGAGGCTCAAAGACTGGGAGTAGAGACGATCGCTGTCGATCGTTACGACAACGCACCTGCAATGCAGGTTGCTCATCGGTCATACTGCATCGACATGTTAAATGCCGAAGCTTTGAAACAATTGATCCGTAAGGAACAACCTCATTACATCGTACCTGAGATTGAAGCTATCGCAACAGAAGCTTTATTGGAGCTTGAGGAAGAGGGATTTTGTGTCGTGCCTACCGCGCGAGCTGCACGTCTAACCATGGACCGCGAAGGCATCCGTCGTCTTGCAGCCGAACAACTGAATCTTCCAACAGCGGCCTACCTTTTTGCGGACAACCTGGAACAGCTTCAGGAAGCCGTACGTGAACTTGGCACACCTTGTGTGATTAAACCACTGATGAGTTCTTCCGGCAAAGGGCAGAGTGTTTGCCATACACCGGATGACGTGGAGGATTGCTGGAACATCGCTCTTTCGGGAGCTCGTGGCAAATCCGTACGAGTCATTGTGGAGAGCTTTGTGAAGTTTGACAGTGAAATTACGCTGTTAACTGTACGTTCCGTATCAGGAACCGTATTCTGTCCTCCAATTGGTCACATTCAGAAGGATGGGGATTATGTCGAATCCTGGCAGCCTCATGCCATGACTTCTGAGCAATGGGAACAAGCTTGTCATATCGCCAAATCGGTTACAGATGAACTTGGCGGTTACGGACTGTTCGGCGTTGAATTATTTCTGACACCAGACGGTGTTGTGTTCAGCGAAGTATCTCCTCGCCCGCATGATACGGGCATGGTTACCATGGTGACGCAAGACAGTTCCGAGTTTGCGCTGCATGTACGTGCAATTCTTGGTTTTCCGGTCACAGATGTACATCTGCTGACACCGGGAGCTTCAGCTACGCTGAAGGCTAATGATGAAACATCTGACTTTACTATAGGCGGGATTGAAGAAGCGCTTGCGCTTCCTCGCACTCAGGTTCGTGTATTTGGCAAGCCTGAAACCAAAGTGGGACGCCGTATGGCCGTAGCATTAAGCGCCGGTTCAGATGTGGAAGAAGCTCGTAAAACTGCGGTTCAAGCCGCTAATATGCTGAAAGTGGAGGTAAATCATGTCCAATAA
- a CDS encoding GNAT family N-acetyltransferase, with the protein MSNNVEAPVLMIRECELRDAEAVTGLMREVSYPTTANVMKERIECLESNPNACMLVAEVDEQIIGVIGLQCVQSHAYPEPAAQITSLIVGQEHRGGGIGRRLMARAEDWGRQQGGKQLFVTGANREVTSTAYSFYEHIGFQKRGYRFSKVLL; encoded by the coding sequence ATGTCCAATAATGTTGAGGCCCCTGTACTGATGATCCGGGAGTGTGAACTGCGAGATGCTGAAGCGGTAACGGGACTGATGCGAGAGGTTAGCTATCCGACAACAGCTAATGTTATGAAAGAGCGCATTGAATGTTTGGAGAGCAATCCTAACGCATGCATGCTTGTTGCCGAAGTGGATGAACAAATTATTGGTGTGATTGGCTTGCAGTGTGTGCAAAGTCATGCCTATCCGGAACCTGCTGCCCAAATCACGTCCTTGATCGTAGGTCAGGAGCACCGTGGAGGCGGGATTGGCCGTCGTCTGATGGCTCGTGCTGAGGACTGGGGCAGACAACAAGGCGGGAAACAATTGTTTGTCACAGGTGCGAATCGCGAAGTGACTTCAACGGCATATTCTTTTTATGAGCACATTGGCTTCCAGAAGAGAGGCTATCGTTTCAGTAAAGTTCTTCTATAG
- a CDS encoding ABC transporter permease — protein MSNIMPLIRNETIKMVKKKRLYIIFIVLAVLVPMFTYAQMKSAENNRDKFGGDWRLELQQAITDNQNSLGSDRVPEEYKKYRTVYIQQMQYYLENDINPKEPGGVTFTREFMNNAVGLFIPLLIMAIASDLVSGERTTGTIKMLLTRPVKRWKVLLSKLITLIMFVSIIVVSAYIICYVISGAVFGYKGFGMPIFTGFKVVGTDVDMSAVHAVDQWLYMLMQAGLIWFVSVIVAMLAFMVSVLVRSTAASIVIMMAALIAGTILTSMAASWQSAKYLFMVNLELPDYLSGGLPPIEGMNLGFSLIVLSVWGIASLFVSFIVFTKRDILN, from the coding sequence TTGAGTAACATTATGCCGCTGATCCGCAACGAAACGATCAAGATGGTCAAGAAGAAACGTCTTTATATTATTTTTATTGTACTGGCGGTCCTGGTACCAATGTTTACGTATGCCCAGATGAAATCTGCAGAAAATAATCGTGACAAGTTTGGTGGCGACTGGCGGCTGGAACTGCAACAGGCTATTACGGATAATCAGAACTCGCTTGGCAGTGACCGGGTACCTGAAGAATACAAAAAGTACAGGACAGTGTACATCCAGCAAATGCAATACTATCTGGAGAATGACATCAATCCGAAGGAGCCTGGCGGTGTAACTTTTACGAGGGAATTCATGAATAACGCCGTTGGACTGTTCATCCCGCTGCTCATTATGGCGATTGCTTCCGACCTGGTGTCCGGTGAGCGTACCACAGGAACGATAAAAATGCTCCTAACCCGACCGGTAAAACGCTGGAAAGTATTGCTGAGCAAGCTCATTACACTGATTATGTTTGTGTCAATTATCGTGGTGTCGGCGTACATTATCTGTTATGTGATATCGGGAGCGGTGTTCGGATATAAAGGTTTCGGCATGCCGATTTTTACCGGATTCAAGGTTGTGGGCACAGATGTTGATATGTCGGCAGTCCATGCTGTGGACCAATGGCTATACATGTTGATGCAGGCTGGACTGATCTGGTTTGTCAGTGTAATTGTGGCGATGCTTGCATTCATGGTCTCAGTCTTAGTGCGAAGTACAGCTGCAAGTATTGTCATTATGATGGCAGCACTCATCGCAGGAACCATTCTCACCAGCATGGCTGCCTCCTGGCAGTCAGCGAAATATCTGTTTATGGTGAATCTCGAACTACCGGATTATTTGTCTGGCGGATTGCCGCCAATTGAAGGGATGAATTTGGGTTTTTCCCTTATTGTGCTTAGCGTTTGGGGCATTGCTTCACTCTTTGTGTCATTCATTGTCTTTACGAAACGGGATATCTTGAATTAA
- a CDS encoding CAP domain-containing protein encodes MKKKWMKTVVTSSLTAVLAVGIMLPASASAADVSYKTTTYKITSAESLKAYIEQWLKDNGYTVSTGEGQTTVEKPATQPDQATKPAQPTAPAKPVTPAKPTPEKKPATTPAKDPSNTGNGTTTGNTNNSGSESTQSDFAAQVVKLVNAERAKAGLSALASDALLDKVALAKAKDMSNNNYFDHQSPTYGSPFDMMKQFGVTYSYAGENIAQGQKTPQEVVTAWMNSEGHRANILSKNFTKIGVGYYNGYWAQEFIGN; translated from the coding sequence TTGAAGAAGAAATGGATGAAAACCGTCGTGACCAGCAGTCTGACAGCCGTACTTGCCGTAGGGATTATGCTCCCTGCTTCCGCTTCTGCTGCAGATGTATCATATAAGACTACAACGTATAAAATTACGAGTGCAGAGAGTCTAAAAGCATACATTGAACAATGGTTGAAAGATAATGGTTACACTGTATCCACTGGCGAAGGGCAAACAACGGTAGAGAAGCCTGCAACACAGCCTGATCAAGCCACTAAACCTGCTCAACCGACAGCACCTGCAAAACCGGTAACACCTGCAAAACCAACTCCAGAGAAGAAACCGGCAACTACACCTGCCAAAGATCCTTCAAATACTGGAAATGGAACGACTACAGGCAATACAAACAACAGTGGCAGTGAGAGCACACAATCGGATTTTGCAGCTCAGGTCGTAAAACTGGTTAACGCTGAACGTGCCAAAGCAGGTCTGAGCGCATTGGCTTCCGATGCTCTTTTGGACAAAGTGGCTTTAGCCAAAGCGAAAGATATGAGCAACAACAATTATTTTGACCACCAATCACCAACCTATGGTTCTCCGTTTGACATGATGAAACAATTCGGAGTAACTTACAGCTATGCTGGCGAGAATATCGCGCAAGGGCAAAAAACACCTCAAGAGGTTGTTACAGCTTGGATGAATAGTGAAGGCCACCGTGCGAATATCCTGAGCAAAAACTTTACCAAAATTGGTGTTGGATATTACAACGGATATTGGGCTCAAGAATTTATCGGCAATTAA
- a CDS encoding GDSL-type esterase/lipase family protein: MKKRNLDSAPWIWRTISTVSILTTLLLLFGFGYAIKDVIFPEGDAKLGKGQQTMTPAKGNGQSAPVVKDGKIRMAVIGDSLARGTGDDEGLGFVRRAGNLLKDQGYDVQVLNNMGVNGLRTDALLSKLDEKGVRYVLQQSNFILLSIGANDLFQGGQVLQGEDPPTAETLAAALPETSKRLQEILKKVKGINPDAQIAYIGLYNPFGDVKELKGPGNAVVAAWNNAALKVMNNEDKMTLVPTFDLFENHLGQYLSSDHFHPNGEGYEQIAARVAQEYQAETPAEGSGK, translated from the coding sequence ATGAAAAAAAGAAATCTTGATTCAGCGCCATGGATCTGGAGAACCATCAGTACAGTATCCATATTGACAACATTGCTGCTGTTATTTGGATTTGGGTATGCCATCAAAGACGTCATTTTTCCAGAGGGAGATGCCAAGTTAGGGAAAGGACAGCAGACAATGACACCTGCGAAGGGTAACGGGCAGTCAGCACCTGTGGTGAAAGATGGCAAAATTCGAATGGCTGTAATCGGTGATTCCCTGGCAAGAGGTACGGGGGATGATGAGGGGCTTGGTTTTGTAAGGAGAGCAGGCAATTTGCTCAAAGATCAGGGATATGATGTGCAAGTGCTCAACAATATGGGTGTGAACGGTTTGAGAACAGACGCATTGTTGAGCAAGCTGGATGAAAAAGGCGTACGTTATGTCTTACAACAGTCCAACTTTATTCTGTTATCGATCGGAGCCAATGATCTGTTCCAGGGTGGACAAGTCTTACAGGGAGAAGATCCTCCAACTGCAGAGACACTTGCGGCCGCATTGCCCGAGACATCGAAGCGTTTGCAGGAGATTTTGAAGAAAGTGAAAGGAATTAACCCTGATGCACAGATTGCCTACATAGGGCTATACAACCCGTTTGGTGATGTGAAAGAACTCAAAGGGCCGGGAAATGCGGTTGTAGCAGCATGGAACAATGCTGCACTGAAGGTTATGAACAACGAGGACAAGATGACACTCGTGCCTACATTTGATCTGTTTGAAAATCATCTGGGACAGTATCTGTCATCAGATCATTTCCATCCCAATGGAGAAGGATACGAGCAGATTGCCGCTCGGGTTGCGCAGGAATATCAGGCAGAGACTCCAGCAGAAGGGAGCGGAAAATAA
- the gyrA gene encoding DNA gyrase subunit A, with amino-acid sequence MSLSEQFMPAFLEEVVGDRFGRYSKYIIQDRAIPDVRDGLKPVQRRILYAMYDSGNTPEKPYRKSAKTVGDVMGNYHPHGDSSIYEGMVRMAQPWKMGHMLVDGHGNWGSQDDDPAAAMRYTEARLSPIAMEMLRDIEKRTVLFKDNFDNTAKEPVVLPSRYPNLLVNGVSGISSGFATEIPPHNLRETIDACIAVMEKPSIELDEIMMFMKGPDFPTGGLIMGGDGILDAYRTGKGRIYIRSKTDIENMRGGKQQIVITEIPYQVVKSRLVTAMENIRLEKKVEGIAEVRDESGREGLRIVVELKKEADAQGILAYLLKKTDLQVTYNFNMVAIVNKAPQQLGLKSILEAYIAHQREVVTFRTRFELEKAEDRAHVLEGLVKALNILDEVIAAIKASKNRQDAQNNLMWMFGFSERQADSILTLQLYRLTNLEITSLEKELGELMKKISQLRSILDSDRKLIGVIRKELMEIREKYGIDRRSAIQGEVEELKVNLEVLVNAEDVFVTLSKEGYIKRTGMQSFTRSGGERNASGVKDGDYIAQVLEVNTLENLLVFTKKGQYFLLPVHQVPEFKWKDPGTAIVNVIPLAKDDRISSVLAVKSFEEPDHSLVFVTRKGQVKRTELKEYVTKRSGAVAACKVGKDDEVLSVHLSTAGKDIMLITKEAMAIRFREDEVNPMGRVSGGVRGIQLKDTDEIVSALWVEGDEGEVAVLTDLGYGKRSLLLDYALQSRGGKGLATFEFKEGKRVKPNGSRIAGAFYCREQRNVTVMTKEGQSHHISSESVPITERKHIGKLLVHVDKQDEIVELLTDFNENQPASSS; translated from the coding sequence ATGAGTCTATCAGAACAATTTATGCCCGCCTTTCTCGAAGAGGTCGTAGGGGACCGTTTCGGTCGCTACTCCAAATACATTATTCAGGACCGGGCTATTCCCGATGTTCGGGACGGTTTGAAGCCCGTGCAGCGGCGTATTCTATACGCCATGTACGATTCAGGTAATACTCCGGAGAAACCGTATCGGAAATCAGCCAAAACGGTTGGGGATGTTATGGGTAACTACCATCCTCACGGGGATTCCTCCATCTACGAAGGTATGGTGCGGATGGCACAACCATGGAAAATGGGTCATATGCTCGTGGATGGTCATGGTAACTGGGGTTCACAGGATGATGATCCGGCAGCGGCGATGCGTTATACAGAGGCTCGGTTGTCGCCCATCGCGATGGAGATGCTTCGCGATATCGAGAAACGGACCGTTCTTTTTAAAGATAACTTTGATAATACGGCCAAAGAACCGGTTGTACTGCCATCCCGTTATCCCAATTTGCTCGTTAACGGCGTGAGCGGAATATCCTCCGGATTTGCAACGGAGATTCCTCCTCACAATTTGCGTGAAACCATAGATGCCTGTATCGCTGTGATGGAGAAGCCATCCATTGAGCTGGACGAGATCATGATGTTCATGAAGGGTCCCGATTTTCCAACAGGTGGATTAATCATGGGCGGCGACGGGATTCTGGATGCCTATCGAACAGGTAAAGGACGGATCTATATCCGGTCCAAAACCGATATCGAGAATATGCGCGGCGGCAAACAGCAGATCGTTATAACGGAGATCCCTTATCAGGTCGTGAAATCCCGTCTGGTTACTGCGATGGAAAACATCCGGCTTGAGAAAAAGGTGGAAGGGATTGCCGAAGTCCGGGATGAGAGTGGGCGTGAAGGCCTGCGGATCGTGGTTGAGCTGAAAAAAGAAGCGGATGCTCAAGGCATTCTGGCTTATTTGCTGAAGAAAACCGACCTGCAGGTCACCTACAACTTCAACATGGTTGCGATTGTGAATAAAGCTCCTCAGCAATTGGGATTGAAATCAATCCTCGAGGCTTATATTGCCCATCAGCGTGAGGTTGTAACGTTCCGTACCCGCTTTGAGCTGGAGAAAGCGGAAGACCGTGCGCATGTATTGGAAGGCCTGGTAAAGGCTCTTAACATCCTCGATGAGGTCATTGCGGCCATCAAAGCGTCGAAAAATCGTCAGGATGCTCAAAATAACCTGATGTGGATGTTCGGATTCTCGGAACGTCAGGCGGATTCCATTCTGACTTTGCAATTGTACCGGTTGACCAATCTGGAGATTACTTCTCTGGAGAAGGAACTCGGCGAATTAATGAAGAAGATCTCGCAATTACGCTCCATTCTGGATAGCGATCGCAAGCTGATCGGAGTTATCCGCAAAGAATTGATGGAGATTCGCGAAAAGTATGGAATAGACCGTCGCTCTGCCATTCAGGGTGAAGTGGAAGAACTCAAGGTCAATCTGGAAGTGCTGGTCAACGCGGAAGATGTATTTGTTACCTTGTCCAAAGAAGGATACATCAAGCGTACGGGTATGCAGTCATTTACACGATCCGGCGGGGAACGTAACGCAAGTGGCGTGAAGGATGGCGATTATATTGCCCAGGTTCTTGAAGTGAACACCCTTGAGAATCTGCTGGTATTTACGAAGAAAGGGCAGTATTTCCTGCTGCCTGTCCACCAGGTGCCCGAATTCAAGTGGAAAGATCCGGGGACAGCGATCGTCAACGTCATTCCTCTGGCGAAGGATGATCGGATCTCAAGTGTACTTGCCGTTAAATCTTTCGAAGAACCGGATCACAGTCTGGTCTTTGTCACCCGCAAAGGACAGGTTAAACGTACCGAGCTGAAGGAATACGTCACCAAGCGTTCCGGTGCTGTAGCAGCCTGCAAAGTGGGCAAGGATGATGAAGTATTATCCGTTCATCTAAGCACAGCTGGCAAGGACATCATGTTGATCACCAAAGAAGCTATGGCCATCCGTTTCCGTGAAGATGAGGTGAATCCGATGGGACGTGTGTCTGGAGGCGTACGTGGTATTCAGTTAAAAGATACGGATGAAATTGTATCTGCTCTATGGGTGGAAGGCGATGAAGGCGAAGTCGCTGTATTGACTGACTTGGGTTACGGTAAACGCTCGTTGTTGCTGGATTACGCGCTGCAAAGTCGTGGCGGCAAGGGGCTGGCAACATTTGAATTCAAGGAAGGCAAACGGGTGAAGCCGAACGGCAGCCGCATAGCTGGAGCGTTTTATTGTCGGGAACAACGGAATGTAACGGTGATGACGAAAGAAGGACAATCACATCATATTTCTTCTGAAAGTGTGCCTATTACTGAGCGGAAGCATATCGGTAAATTGCTCGTTCATGTGGACAAACAGGATGAGATCGTGGAACTGCTGACGGATTTTAACGAGAATCAGCCAGCTTCATCTTCATAA